DNA sequence from the bacterium genome:
GCGCGGCGACGGTTCCGAGGCGCGAAAGGACACGGGCCATCAGAGCAGGATCGCGTAACTGCTCAGCGAGGGCCAAGCCCTCTTGCAGCAGTGTCCGGGCGTGTGGGTAGTCACTCTGCAGCATCGCGAGGGTGCCCTCGCCCACGAGCACTTTGGCGCGAAGGCCGGGAGCGGCGCCGGCACCCATGGCCCGCGCCTCCTCGAGCCAACGCCGTCCCTCGCGCAGGTACCCGCGGACCGCCCAGAAGTCGAAGTCGCCCAGCGCTCCGGCGAGCCGCAGGCTGAACTCACCATCTCCCCGCTCCGCGCCCCACCGAAGGACCGCCCGGATGTTCTCGTGCTCCGCCTCCAGCCGCCGGAACCAGGCCTCTTCCCCGGGGCCCCACCCCGCCGCAGCCGCTTGCTCCGCCAAGGCGAGGTAATATTGCGCGTGCCGGTCCCGGGCCGTGTCCAGGTCTCCACTCTCCCGAAGGCGCTCCAATGCGTATTCCCTAATTGGCTGGAGCATCCGATAGCGCCGGTCGTCGGCGCCGAGCGGGTCGGCCTGCACCAGGCTCTTGTCCACCAGGAGGCCGAGGATGATCCATGCGGGCGTGGCCGGCTCGGCGTCCTGGAGGACGGCCTCCGCCGCCTCGAGAGTCCATCCCCCCACAAAGACGCCCAGCTGGCGGAACGCCCCCTGCTCCCTGGCGTTGAGCAAGCCATAACTCCAGTCCATCGCGTCGCGAAGGGTGTGATGCCGCCCCGGCACATCCCGCGCTTCTTCCGTGGACAGAAGGGCCTGCCCCTGCAGCCGAGAGAGCATCGCTGCCGGCGACAGGACGTGACTATGGGCCGCGGCGATCCGAATCGCGAGCGGGATACCGTCGAGCCGGTGCAGGAGCGCGGCGAGGGCGGGCGCGTCCGCCGGCGTGAACTCAATCGTAGGCTGAATCTGCCGGGCGTGCTCAAGGAAGAGCGCCGCCGCGGGCGCCTGCATCAGCGCTGAGGGGTCCGCCGTGCGCAGATCGGGCAGGGCCAGCCCCCTCACCGACAGCCGGTGCTCCAGTCGTAGCTTCAACGGCTCGCGGCTAGTGACCAGCACTTTGAGTTGTGGGGCTGCGGCCAGGAGCGCCGCCACACGGGCCGCCGCGGGCAAGAGATGCTCAAAGTTGTCCAAGACCAGCAGGAGGTGGCGGTCCCGGAGATGCGCGGCGACTCGCTCTGCCGGAGACAGAGCCGCGGCCTCCTTGATCTTCAACGCCTGGCCAATTGCCACGTCGATCTCCGCAGGGTCGTGGAGCGAGGCCAGGTCGACAAACCAGACCCCATCCGGGAACGCCGGCTGGACGTACCGGGCCGCCGCCCGCGCCAGGCGCGTCTTCCCGATGCCCCCCGGGCCTGTCAGCGTCACGAGGCGCACGGACTCACCGAGGAGGAGCGCGCGAATGGCCTCCAGCTCGCGCTCCCGGCCGATCAGCGGCGCCGGATCGGACAGAACTGTAGGGACGAGCGCACCTAAAGTGGACGATGTGCCGTTTTGTCCCGCCCGGCCCGGATGGTGCGCCTTGCTCATTGTGAACCCCTCAGTGGGACGGTGCTGCTCGTAAATTTCTTCGTCGCTCTTCGCAAGAACACTTCGCTGTGGCAAACCGCTCACGCGAGCATCCTATTCCCACAGGCGTGCTCCCGCGTCACCCCCTAGCCCTGCGAGTCCTCGCGTCTTTTTGCACAGATGGCCATGGCGCAGCCTCATGTGTCCCCGATGGGGAGCTTGAGCCTCGAGGGTTCAAACATCGCGAGAATCGAGCGGTAACGAGGACAACCAGACGGCTGGACTCACTTCTTCCGGATGGAGTGCCAGAATGAGGTACGCCTCTTGTAGCTCCGCCGGCATGTCCTCCAGTCGCCCGGCCGTCTACCAAAACGGTGGGTAGTGGGCCAGTTTTACCTTGGCCCACCACCCACTTCCGGTACTGTTAGTGTTATCGAGACTGTGGGGTAAAGATCGCAAAAACCGCGCCCTGAGGATCCTGGCAGACCGCGAAGCGGCCGATGTTCGGAATGTCCATTGGCGGCTTGAGGATCTTGCCGCCGAGATCCCCCACCTTTTTGGCCGTGCCGTCGCAGTCCGTGACGGCGAAGTAGGTCAGCCAATGCGGCGGAATGTCTTTCATCTGCGGAGGTCTCGCCATCATCCCCCCGACTTGCGTCGTTCCCGCTTTAAAGATCGAATATGAGCTATCTGCGCTCGTGTCGACTAAGTCGGCAGTCCAGCCGAACGTCGCGCCGTAGAATCGCCCGGCGGCCGCAATGTCGGGGGTCATCAGTTCGTTCCAGCACATCGCGCCTGTGTCGTTGACGAGATCCGCGCCGAGATGCGTCCTGGCCTGCCATATCGCGACCTGCGCGCCGGTAGGGTCCTGTAGGACGGCCATCCGGCCCACGTCCAGAACGTCCATGGGCGCATTGAGCACCTTGCCCCCACCCTGCGTGGTTTTCTTCGCGATGTCGTCGGCATTCGTCACGTTAATGAAGGGGAGCCAGTGCGACGGCACGCCCTGCGCGAGCATGTCCTTGCTCAAGGCATAGAGCCCACCCACGCTCTGGTTCTTCAACTTGACGAAGGTGTAGGTCATCTCGGGGCCCGCGGGCATGTCTTCGAATTGCCACCCGAACAGACCCCCGTAAAATCGCTTTGCCGCCGCCGGATCGGCGGTCCCGAGTTGCACCCAGGAGAAAACACCATGTGCATATTTGGTGCTTGTGGCCACATCACACCTCCTTGTTGGTTCTCGCTCCATAGTCGAACGGACTGCCTCGAAATCGACACCGCCTCGAACAAGAAATTGGTCGCGGAAAGCTGTAGTATCCTGAGTGCGATGTGGGGGCAGATGCTGAATTAGCCTCGCCGACCCAAATATGCGGGTTGTCCCCCTGATGATAGTGGACCCCGCGGCCAATGTCTATCGCTTGTCGGAATCCGTCACTCATGTTCTTACCCAGGTCACCGGGGAGGCTGCTAAGTGCTAGACGCCCAGCGCCTCAATCACCAATCGCGCGGCAGCGGTCGCTGAGTACTGCTGCTGTCCAGTGATCAAGTTCCCGTCGCGTACCGCGTGGGACTTGAAACGGCCCATCACCATGAAGTTCGTGTTGGGGATCTTCTTAGCTCCATCCTCGATCCGGAACGGCTGGATGCGCTGGCCGACGAACTCATCCGCATATTGTTCCTCGGAGTTGGCGAAGCCGGTCCATGTCTTGCCGTCCACCAGCAACTGCCCGTTGGATAGCCTTACCTTCAGCAGCACGCAGGTGGCGTGGCAGATGACCGCGGTAATCTTGCCCGCCTCGTAGAAGTCCGCGACCAGCTTATGCACCCGCTCGTCATTGTAGAATGTGTACATCGGACCCTGGCCACCGACGAAAAATGCCCCATCGTAGTCCCCGAGACGAATGTCGTGGATCGGCTTGGACTCATCGGTCAGTTTCCGATGTTCTGGTGAGCTTATGAACCCTAGGCTGATCAGGTCGTGGGCCGAGTACCCACTCTTATCCCGCGGGTCGCTCCAATTGTCCCCCTCGAGCTTGCCACCGTCGGGACTCGTGATGTCGACTTGGTACCCGCGCTCGGTCAACTCAAAGTAGGGGTGGCTAAGCTCAGCCCACCAGAAGCCGATCGGCCATCCGGTCTGCTTGGACGTCGTCGGGTTCGACGCGATGATCACTATCCGCTTCGGCTTGTTCGGATTCAAGATATCGATGCTTTCGGACATCGCCTGATCTCCCTTTTGAGAATTTGGAACTAGCGGGATTCTAGCAGGACGCTCAGTTATCTCGCTACGCACCAGATGGTACAGTACTTTCCCGAAGGTAAGTAGGATCATTCGTAGGAGATTATGCCGAGTCGGTCCGGTTCTACCAGATCGGTATGGCGGCCGGAGCCAATGCACTTCAAGTCCGCAAAATTGGCGAGGAGGAGCCGGTCGGACGCGGTAGAAAGCACACCAAGCACTTCAAAGGCAGGGGAAGCATGAGAAAAATCGTCGGCTTAGAAGACCGCGCGCTGCAGTCGCGGGAAGCAATCGAGCTCCTTTCCAGCAAGTGGCGGATTGCGGTCCTGAACATCTTAAGAGACGGCCCATTACGCACTAGCGAGATCCAAGGCGCCATAAGTGAAGTTTCATCTAAAGTGCTCACCGAGACGTTGCGGGGCATGCAACGGGATGGTTTGATCGACCGACAGATCTTTGGCGTCGTTCCGGCGCATGTTGAATACGGCCTCACAGGCATGGGCCGCAGTCTCATCAAACCACTTCGTGACTTGTGCCACTGGGCGAAGGCGCACGTCGCCGAGCGCGATCAGGCGAGGAGCAAATTCGAACTGGCTGCGAAAATGTCGCAGTCCGGGAAAGCACGTCAGGTGGTCTTTAAGTGATCACTCGGAAACCTTGAGAAATATGGTGGAGACGAGCGGATTCGAACCGCCGACCTCCTGACTGCGATTCTCCCGCCCGATGCGTCGCCCGGTGTGTCGTCCCCCATTCTTCTCCGTCTTTATCGCGCATTTTGGAGGCTTATATGCCATTCCCTACCCTTGCTCGACGGCCTCCGTCGCGGCGTCCGTTAGCAACCCGTTAGCAGATTGGCTTTTCAAACGCGAGTCGCGCAAGACAGTTGACGCCGGAATCGAACCCGCCGCAACCGATCCCCTGCTTCGCCCGAACCCTTGGAAGACAAGGGCCCTAGCGATGGCCCTCGTGACAGTTGGTTCGCTTGAACTTGGCGCATGCCACACAAACGTTCTCCCCACAGAGTGTCCTAGGTTGGGCCGATTGCTCTCGTCGGTCACCGCTGGTATGCTCGCGATGAGCGGCTGTCCTGGCGATCGGTTGCCTGCCGATTCGAGCCGACGCCTCGCGTGGGATACCGCACGCCACACTTCCAAAGGTGACCGTGCCGAAGCCGCGCGGAGGTGAACGAGGGACTCGCAGGACACCTGCGGTCGATCTTGTACCGCGCGCGCCTCAGTTTCTAGCTGATCCGACGCCGCTCATTGGCCGCGACCGCGAGTTGGACCTCATTCGGCGATACTTAGTCGACGACGCGATCAGGCTTTTGACGCTCACCGGTCCGGGCGGGATCGGGAAAACGCGACTGGCGCGTGCGGCGGCCGCGAGCCTCCACACGCACTTTCCCGATGGCGCCTGGTTCGTGGATCTGGTGCCCCTGCGGGATCCCGGCGGCCTCTATTCCGCGATCGCGCAGGCGTTGCAGCTCGGCGAGCGGACCACGCAGACGCCGCAGGAACGTATCGTCGAATTCATGGAGGGCCGGCGCCTGCTGTTGGTCCTGGACAACTTCGAGCACCTCGTGCCCGCGGCGACACTCATTGCCAAACTGCTGGCTACCTGCCCGGGCTTGCAGGTGCTGGTGACGAGTCGCGAACCGCTGAACCTGCGCCAGGAGCAACGGCTGCTCATCGAGGGGTTGGCGCTGCCCGATCTCACCCGACCGACCGTTGCGGCTGTCGCCGAGGCGCCATCGGGCGCCCTCTTTCTGGAACGGACCAAGTTGGTCCGGCCCGATTTTGCCGTGACGGCGGCGAACGCCCCGGCGCTGGCCGAACTGCTGCGCACCCTCGACGGGATACCCCTGGCCATCGAGGTCGCCGCGGCACGGAGTAATGTATTATCCCCGGCCGGGATGCTGTCGCGGCTGCGGGGGGAGGCGTTGCTCTCTACCGCGGAGGCGCGCGATGCGCCGGCCCGGCACCACACCCTCCGCGACGCCATCGA
Encoded proteins:
- a CDS encoding AAA family ATPase, giving the protein MSKAHHPGRAGQNGTSSTLGALVPTVLSDPAPLIGRERELEAIRALLLGESVRLVTLTGPGGIGKTRLARAAARYVQPAFPDGVWFVDLASLHDPAEIDVAIGQALKIKEAAALSPAERVAAHLRDRHLLLVLDNFEHLLPAAARVAALLAAAPQLKVLVTSREPLKLRLEHRLSVRGLALPDLRTADPSALMQAPAAALFLEHARQIQPTIEFTPADAPALAALLHRLDGIPLAIRIAAAHSHVLSPAAMLSRLQGQALLSTEEARDVPGRHHTLRDAMDWSYGLLNAREQGAFRQLGVFVGGWTLEAAEAVLQDAEPATPAWIILGLLVDKSLVQADPLGADDRRYRMLQPIREYALERLRESGDLDTARDRHAQYYLALAEQAAAAGWGPGEEAWFRRLEAEHENIRAVLRWGAERGDGEFSLRLAGALGDFDFWAVRGYLREGRRWLEEARAMGAGAAPGLRAKVLVGEGTLAMLQSDYPHARTLLQEGLALAEQLRDPALMARVLSRLGTVAALEGDASDARVLLEQSLVLSREAGDPRNVVLALVELGRTFVLLEDLERAETTVTEGLTLARSTGSTRTIAFALASLAQLRLRRRDYPGAAGLGLEALRLARATESRGDIKYIVGIAALVSGHHGDVQRAVR
- a CDS encoding VOC family protein, translated to MATSTKYAHGVFSWVQLGTADPAAAKRFYGGLFGWQFEDMPAGPEMTYTFVKLKNQSVGGLYALSKDMLAQGVPSHWLPFINVTNADDIAKKTTQGGGKVLNAPMDVLDVGRMAVLQDPTGAQVAIWQARTHLGADLVNDTGAMCWNELMTPDIAAAGRFYGATFGWTADLVDTSADSSYSIFKAGTTQVGGMMARPPQMKDIPPHWLTYFAVTDCDGTAKKVGDLGGKILKPPMDIPNIGRFAVCQDPQGAVFAIFTPQSR
- a CDS encoding type 1 glutamine amidotransferase domain-containing protein, translated to MSESIDILNPNKPKRIVIIASNPTTSKQTGWPIGFWWAELSHPYFELTERGYQVDITSPDGGKLEGDNWSDPRDKSGYSAHDLISLGFISSPEHRKLTDESKPIHDIRLGDYDGAFFVGGQGPMYTFYNDERVHKLVADFYEAGKITAVICHATCVLLKVRLSNGQLLVDGKTWTGFANSEEQYADEFVGQRIQPFRIEDGAKKIPNTNFMVMGRFKSHAVRDGNLITGQQQYSATAAARLVIEALGV
- a CDS encoding helix-turn-helix domain-containing protein, whose product is MRKIVGLEDRALQSREAIELLSSKWRIAVLNILRDGPLRTSEIQGAISEVSSKVLTETLRGMQRDGLIDRQIFGVVPAHVEYGLTGMGRSLIKPLRDLCHWAKAHVAERDQARSKFELAAKMSQSGKARQVVFK